From one Thermomicrobiales bacterium genomic stretch:
- the serA gene encoding phosphoglycerate dehydrogenase: MASHTQQTIILAIDLDGVLTEHPAALAQAANAHFNLVLPDSAFVDSTGHAVSLAVREWVYGPDGPATRLSPNPQAREFLRRVVGKLGRENVQIVTARPPASLEMTLDWLRKHELDYCNVIIADDKVAVARELGVTHAIEDSIRHARSYTAAGVTCYFLPNGLGVQPRGIDHAATDLADIAARLLDAAVHATEAERTKVVISDQIDAGARERIARAAEIIDVDGTNVDALHAAIADADALIVRSETQVDETVFASAPRLRVVARAGVGVDNIDVDAATRAGVLVLNAPGANATSAAEHTVALMLAISRQMIDANATLHAGRWERKRYRPFDLAGKTIGIVGLGRVGSKVAQRLAAFEARLIGYDPFIPVERFQEMGVRPASYKELLATSDIVTFHVPSTDETRAMLGPDTFPLLRPGAIVINAARGDVVDDRALADALDAGIVAAAGVDVFPHEPVTSSPLWGRPNVVLTPHIGGSSGAALAAVGEIISRSTLAALRGEAVANAVNLPTATLESAELARLTRVAGAAGHLLGVLSSGIPEAVIMRIHGEVVGAVAEHVFLAALSEGLQHWTTTRVTPVNARIVAEQHRIAARIVAADGRQPAPADAIDFSFEAAGDGAHVVRIRWSGGSAGIIEVDRFSLDHPLAGDMLITHHRDRPGMIGHVGMILGRHDVNIAGMQVGRHYRGGEAIMVLNVDNAIPQDALLEILSIDDVHSAWVVSLPEPEPAWVQETLQPNVAVAAPG, encoded by the coding sequence ATGGCTTCCCACACCCAGCAGACGATTATTCTGGCGATCGACCTCGACGGCGTTCTCACCGAGCACCCGGCGGCGCTTGCCCAGGCCGCCAACGCCCACTTCAACCTCGTCCTTCCCGACTCGGCCTTCGTCGACTCGACCGGCCACGCCGTCTCGCTCGCCGTCCGCGAGTGGGTTTACGGACCGGATGGGCCAGCGACGCGGCTCTCCCCGAATCCACAGGCGCGCGAATTCCTCCGACGTGTCGTCGGCAAGCTTGGGCGTGAAAACGTCCAGATCGTCACCGCCCGTCCACCCGCGTCATTAGAGATGACGCTCGACTGGCTGCGAAAGCACGAGCTCGACTACTGCAATGTCATCATCGCCGACGATAAGGTCGCCGTCGCGCGTGAGCTGGGGGTGACCCACGCGATCGAGGACTCGATCCGCCACGCGCGCTCATATACCGCGGCCGGCGTCACCTGCTACTTCCTGCCGAACGGTCTCGGCGTCCAGCCGCGTGGGATCGATCACGCTGCGACCGACCTGGCCGACATCGCTGCGCGTTTGCTCGACGCCGCCGTCCACGCCACCGAAGCCGAACGGACGAAGGTCGTCATCAGCGACCAGATCGACGCCGGCGCCCGCGAGCGAATCGCCCGCGCCGCCGAGATCATCGACGTCGACGGCACGAACGTCGACGCGCTCCACGCCGCCATCGCTGACGCCGACGCGCTGATCGTCCGCTCGGAGACGCAGGTTGACGAGACAGTCTTTGCTTCCGCTCCACGACTGCGGGTCGTCGCGCGGGCTGGGGTCGGGGTCGACAACATCGACGTCGACGCCGCGACGCGGGCCGGCGTGCTGGTGCTGAACGCGCCCGGGGCGAACGCGACCTCGGCGGCCGAGCACACCGTGGCGTTGATGCTGGCCATCTCGCGCCAGATGATCGACGCGAACGCAACGCTCCACGCCGGCCGGTGGGAGCGGAAACGTTACCGGCCGTTCGACCTGGCCGGCAAGACGATCGGCATCGTCGGGCTGGGCCGTGTCGGCAGCAAGGTCGCCCAACGGCTGGCCGCGTTCGAGGCACGTCTGATCGGTTACGACCCCTTCATCCCGGTCGAGCGCTTCCAGGAGATGGGCGTCCGGCCGGCGTCGTACAAGGAGCTGCTGGCCACCAGCGACATCGTCACCTTCCATGTGCCATCGACCGACGAGACGCGAGCGATGCTCGGGCCAGACACCTTCCCGCTGCTGCGCCCCGGGGCGATCGTCATCAACGCCGCGCGCGGCGACGTGGTCGACGACCGGGCGTTGGCCGACGCGCTCGATGCCGGAATAGTCGCGGCGGCGGGCGTGGACGTGTTCCCCCACGAGCCGGTGACGTCATCGCCGCTCTGGGGCCGGCCAAACGTCGTGCTGACCCCACACATCGGCGGCAGCAGCGGCGCGGCGCTGGCCGCCGTCGGCGAGATCATCTCGCGCTCGACGCTGGCGGCGCTTCGCGGCGAAGCCGTCGCCAATGCGGTCAACCTGCCGACGGCGACGTTGGAGAGCGCGGAGCTGGCGCGACTGACGCGCGTTGCGGGAGCAGCCGGCCACTTGCTCGGTGTCCTCTCGTCTGGCATCCCCGAAGCCGTCATCATGCGGATTCACGGCGAGGTTGTCGGGGCAGTCGCCGAGCACGTGTTCCTGGCGGCGCTTTCTGAGGGGCTGCAGCACTGGACAACGACGCGTGTCACGCCGGTGAACGCTCGGATCGTCGCCGAGCAACACCGCATCGCAGCCCGAATCGTCGCTGCCGATGGGCGACAGCCTGCCCCGGCCGACGCAATTGACTTCAGCTTCGAGGCGGCCGGAGACGGCGCGCACGTTGTCCGCATCCGCTGGTCTGGCGGCTCGGCCGGGATTATCGAGGTGGATCGCTTCTCGCTAGACCATCCGCTGGCCGGCGATATGCTGATCACCCACCATCGCGACCGACCGGGGATGATCGGCCATGTCGGCATGATCCTCGGACGTCACGATGTCAACATCGCCGGCATGCAGGTTGGGCGGCACTACCGGGGCGGCGAGGCAATCATGGTATTGAATGTGGACAACGCCATCCCGCAGGATGCGCTGCTCGAGATCCTGTCGATCGACGATGTCCACTCCGCGTGGGTCGTCTCGCTGCCCGAGCCGGAGCCGGCCTGGGTCCAGGAGACGCTCCAGCCGAACGTCGCAGTCGCCGCGCCGGGCTGA
- a CDS encoding thermonuclease family protein, producing MTRRLWIVLALLAALLVAACESPSATPTRAPGGAPTSTSASLGARATQTARTGGRTTPTAMAGPGVTGEMARVQRVVDGDTIMVEIGGKVERLRYIGMDTPETVRPDSPVECFGPEASKANQRLVGGQDVELVRDVGDRDRFGRLLRYVYVRDPATGERIFVNLRLIEDGYATVSTFPPNVAHVDEFRAAERRAREESRGLWGSCPVQ from the coding sequence GTGACTCGACGTCTATGGATTGTCCTGGCGCTGCTGGCGGCGCTGCTCGTCGCGGCTTGCGAGTCGCCATCGGCAACCCCGACACGCGCGCCAGGCGGCGCGCCGACTTCGACCAGCGCCTCACTGGGCGCGCGCGCCACCCAGACGGCTCGAACGGGCGGGCGGACGACGCCGACTGCCATGGCCGGGCCGGGCGTGACCGGCGAGATGGCTCGTGTCCAGCGGGTCGTCGACGGCGACACGATCATGGTCGAGATCGGCGGCAAGGTCGAGCGGCTGCGCTACATCGGCATGGATACGCCCGAGACCGTCCGGCCAGACTCCCCGGTCGAGTGCTTCGGCCCCGAGGCGAGCAAGGCGAACCAGCGGCTCGTTGGAGGCCAGGATGTCGAGCTCGTCCGTGATGTCGGCGACCGCGACCGCTTTGGGCGGCTGCTGCGCTACGTCTACGTCCGCGACCCGGCGACCGGGGAACGCATCTTCGTCAACCTGCGGCTGATCGAGGACGGGTATGCAACTGTCTCGACATTTCCCCCCAATGTCGCCCATGTCGACGAGTTCCGCGCCGCCGAACGCCGGGCACGCGAAGAGTCCCGCGGGCTCTGGGGGAGTTGCCCCGTTCAGTGA
- a CDS encoding peroxiredoxin-like family protein, whose product MREPITTAIDMPLRTPAGETVQMSDIWRTGTTAFTFIRYLSCVFCKEQVRSYKSSANALSRAGLRVVIVTPASVEDTAFFAAGLDLPFPVYCDPEQAAYAAYGFEKGSIGQLINPHIIARGAQATLRGNFLALPKGGDPRQLPGTAIIAEDGQLLHVHIAHDASDYLSLDELLVVARHLGIQAGS is encoded by the coding sequence ATGCGAGAGCCGATAACAACCGCGATCGACATGCCGCTTCGGACACCTGCCGGCGAAACGGTCCAGATGTCCGACATCTGGCGCACAGGGACGACCGCATTCACATTCATCCGCTACCTGTCCTGTGTGTTCTGCAAGGAGCAGGTCCGCTCCTATAAGTCGTCAGCGAACGCGCTTAGCCGTGCCGGCCTGCGGGTAGTCATCGTGACTCCAGCCTCGGTTGAGGACACCGCGTTCTTCGCCGCTGGCCTCGACCTGCCGTTCCCCGTCTATTGCGATCCCGAGCAGGCAGCCTACGCCGCCTACGGGTTTGAGAAGGGCTCGATCGGTCAGCTGATCAACCCGCACATCATCGCGCGAGGCGCGCAGGCAACGCTCCGCGGCAATTTCCTGGCTCTTCCGAAGGGGGGAGATCCTCGCCAACTGCCGGGAACCGCGATTATCGCGGAGGACGGACAGCTCCTCCACGTCCACATCGCGCATGACGCCTCCGACTACCTCAGCCTCGACGAGCTGCTGGTGGTCGCCCGACATCTCGGGATTCAGGCGGGCAGCTAA
- a CDS encoding trypsin-like serine protease, protein MRTMRVIVMMMVVVMLVGGLPVAAAGANDGDPNLPRTFPELDTPERVPDSKPLEVRATTGLRATTASTLAARAGGIAAARTVFPPDDRVRVSPAVAEIVFIIAFDLNDDPLWTCTGSMIGPAMVATAGHCLYVPGAGWPANFLIVPGADGERAPYGVTLADRFAVPRGWSEAGDHDYDWGIMTLFDPIGNATGWLELGVMSSASLSSPDLKPFTFGYPGDKPFATQWSATKPALTGVTDTRVYTDLDAYQGQSGSPLVRSSDTRVFAIFSNEQSNANVATRIRQDMIDSMSTACANWGCTFSYWVEPVSNVPNPADAFARTWARTDQPVATGAVSRTWMWGPEPFGAGYEPYVESPGGQRAVIYLDKSRMEVTNPYGDQSSPWYVTNGLLVGEMVTGLLQAGDQKFEPRNPAAVNIAGDIDDTVGPMYSTFRGLLTSPALFPGQSVNQRVDRMGNVWVDPNMDWYGVTAAYLVEVPNLRHTVASPFWAFMNSSGLVFDGNSTTWAQLFENPFYATGYPIAEAYWATVKVGGTQHDVLIQCFQRRCLTYTPNNPDGWQVEAGNVGQHYYIWRYGRMP, encoded by the coding sequence ATGCGCACCATGCGCGTAATTGTCATGATGATGGTCGTGGTAATGCTCGTCGGTGGGCTACCCGTCGCCGCCGCGGGAGCGAACGACGGCGACCCGAATCTTCCGCGGACATTTCCCGAGCTTGACACTCCTGAGCGTGTTCCGGATAGCAAACCCTTGGAAGTCCGGGCGACGACCGGCCTTCGCGCGACGACGGCGTCGACCCTCGCAGCGCGGGCGGGCGGGATCGCCGCCGCCAGGACGGTGTTTCCTCCTGACGACCGGGTACGGGTTTCGCCAGCCGTTGCCGAAATCGTCTTCATCATAGCGTTCGATCTCAACGACGATCCTCTCTGGACGTGCACTGGCTCGATGATCGGTCCGGCCATGGTCGCGACGGCCGGACACTGCCTATACGTGCCGGGAGCTGGCTGGCCGGCGAATTTCCTTATCGTGCCGGGAGCGGACGGCGAGCGCGCGCCATACGGAGTCACCCTGGCGGATCGATTTGCTGTCCCCCGTGGCTGGTCAGAAGCAGGCGACCATGACTACGACTGGGGCATCATGACGCTCTTCGACCCGATCGGCAATGCAACCGGCTGGCTCGAACTCGGCGTCATGTCATCCGCGTCGCTCTCGTCGCCCGATCTCAAGCCGTTCACCTTCGGCTATCCGGGCGACAAGCCGTTCGCAACGCAATGGTCGGCGACGAAGCCAGCGCTGACCGGCGTCACCGACACGCGCGTGTACACAGATCTCGACGCGTACCAAGGTCAGAGCGGTTCACCGCTCGTCCGGTCCAGTGACACACGGGTATTCGCGATCTTCAGTAATGAGCAGTCGAATGCCAACGTCGCGACTCGTATTCGACAGGACATGATCGACAGCATGTCGACGGCTTGCGCGAATTGGGGCTGCACATTCTCCTACTGGGTCGAGCCAGTGTCGAACGTGCCGAACCCCGCCGATGCCTTCGCCCGCACCTGGGCGCGAACCGACCAGCCGGTCGCAACCGGCGCGGTCAGTCGCACATGGATGTGGGGGCCTGAGCCGTTCGGCGCCGGCTACGAGCCGTATGTCGAATCCCCTGGTGGGCAGCGCGCGGTCATCTACCTCGACAAGAGCCGGATGGAAGTCACCAACCCATACGGCGACCAGAGCAGCCCCTGGTACGTCACCAATGGCCTCCTCGTCGGCGAGATGGTGACCGGCCTGCTTCAGGCTGGAGACCAGAAGTTCGAGCCACGCAACCCGGCGGCTGTCAATATCGCTGGCGATATCGACGATACGGTCGGCCCGATGTACAGCACATTCCGTGGGCTCCTGACCTCCCCGGCGCTGTTTCCCGGGCAGTCAGTAAATCAGCGAGTCGATCGCATGGGTAACGTCTGGGTAGACCCGAACATGGACTGGTACGGTGTCACTGCCGCCTATCTCGTCGAGGTTCCCAACCTCCGCCATACCGTTGCATCGCCATTCTGGGCCTTCATGAACTCGAGCGGGCTTGTGTTCGATGGCAACAGCACGACCTGGGCGCAGCTGTTCGAGAACCCGTTCTATGCCACCGGCTATCCGATCGCAGAGGCCTACTGGGCAACGGTCAAAGTCGGAGGCACCCAGCACGACGTCCTCATCCAGTGCTTCCAGCGTCGTTGCCTCACCTACACGCCGAACAATCCCGACGGCTGGCAGGTCGAGGCGGGCAATGTCGGGCAGCACTACTACATCTGGCGTTACGGCCGTATGCCGTAG
- a CDS encoding S8 family serine peptidase: MRRRFSPRPVMLVIACILLVLTALPVEAGNGGAPDRDSQHIGALKDQVLDSELVRISRDSQIGRPTSEAHGAQFSGGRVAVTLQVAGDTAATAAALVQRGISVANIGQQSIEAFISPEDLATLASIPGVQQARALQPPIGLTVVSQGAAIIGAPQWNQHGYTGVGVKVGVIDLGFTGFSALIGSELPVPTTHCYRGIGQPTSDMSACEQGGVHGTAVTETLMDIAPDASLYIANPQSLLDLHDAVSWMISQGVTIINHSVGWTWEGPGDGSSPYPDGALAAVDQAVAAGITWVNAAGNEGLSTWTGPWSDRDGDGVMEFSGNVERNAISVLSGNEIILQARWQDSWSNAATDLDLYLVSASGEVLRASEKPQRGLAGQTPFEFLRFTPTTTGPFYAVVRLYGGTPPAWVQVQEFNGWSLAYSVPAGSIANPAESASTGMLAVGASPWNQPHVIQPFSSRGPTRDGRIKPDVVSLDSADTVTYGPSGFPGTSQASPHIAGLAALVEQRFPTYHPDEIAAFLKAQGDRSATPDNTWGAGLVRLPDIMDGQNPTPAIVTTTPSALFLGTHPPMLTISGAGFVSGAVARVNGEDRATTLISPAALSVTLVERDIAAIATLRVTVFNPEPGGGISNGVDVKVLDAPTADTSAFMRTWQRTDEPVRQMAVVRTWMWGDDPFTGPLIEPYAESPGNQRVVQYYDKSRMEITHPDADARQLWYVTNGLLVTELITGQMQVGDASFEPHDPAAINAAGDPDGTTGPTYATFAGLLDTPPLDDGAVIVQQVDRAGTVTSDPNLAGYSVTAGFHVQQPGLDHRVASVFWEFMNSDGLIYRDGEYVVDKLFENPFYATGYPITEAYWTWVKVGGVEQNVLIQCFQRRCLTYTPSNPDGWQVEAGNVGRHYYQWRYGMPPPE, translated from the coding sequence GTGCGGAGACGGTTCAGCCCCCGCCCGGTGATGCTCGTCATCGCCTGCATCCTGCTCGTGCTGACGGCCCTCCCAGTTGAGGCCGGCAACGGCGGCGCCCCCGATCGCGATTCACAACATATCGGCGCGCTCAAAGACCAGGTGCTGGACTCGGAGCTCGTCCGGATCTCCCGCGACTCGCAAATCGGCCGGCCGACCTCGGAAGCTCACGGGGCCCAGTTCAGCGGCGGCCGCGTAGCAGTCACACTCCAGGTAGCTGGTGATACGGCGGCGACCGCCGCAGCACTTGTCCAACGCGGCATCAGCGTCGCGAACATCGGCCAGCAGTCAATCGAAGCATTCATCTCACCCGAAGATCTTGCCACCCTCGCCTCGATCCCCGGTGTCCAGCAGGCCCGAGCGTTGCAGCCGCCGATCGGGCTGACCGTCGTCAGCCAGGGGGCAGCGATCATCGGCGCGCCACAGTGGAATCAGCATGGCTACACGGGCGTCGGCGTGAAGGTCGGCGTCATCGACCTGGGGTTCACCGGCTTCAGCGCGCTGATCGGCAGCGAACTGCCAGTTCCAACCACTCACTGCTACCGAGGAATCGGCCAGCCCACCAGCGATATGAGCGCCTGCGAGCAGGGGGGCGTTCACGGCACTGCCGTCACCGAGACGCTGATGGATATCGCGCCGGACGCCTCGCTCTACATCGCTAACCCACAGTCGCTCCTCGACCTGCACGACGCGGTGAGCTGGATGATCTCCCAGGGGGTAACCATCATCAACCACTCGGTCGGCTGGACATGGGAGGGCCCCGGCGACGGCTCCTCTCCCTACCCCGACGGCGCGCTGGCGGCGGTCGACCAGGCTGTCGCCGCCGGCATCACCTGGGTGAACGCGGCCGGCAACGAGGGGCTGTCAACCTGGACCGGCCCATGGTCGGACCGTGACGGCGACGGGGTGATGGAGTTCAGCGGCAACGTTGAACGTAATGCCATCTCGGTCCTCTCCGGCAACGAGATCATTCTTCAGGCACGCTGGCAGGATAGTTGGAGCAACGCAGCGACGGATCTGGATCTCTACCTCGTCTCCGCGTCGGGCGAGGTGCTGCGCGCCAGCGAGAAGCCGCAACGGGGCCTCGCCGGCCAGACGCCATTCGAGTTTCTGCGCTTCACTCCGACGACGACCGGGCCGTTTTATGCCGTTGTCCGCCTGTATGGCGGGACGCCACCTGCCTGGGTTCAGGTGCAGGAGTTCAACGGGTGGTCGCTTGCATATTCGGTCCCAGCAGGATCGATCGCCAACCCCGCCGAGAGCGCGAGCACCGGCATGCTTGCCGTTGGCGCCAGCCCCTGGAATCAGCCCCATGTCATCCAGCCGTTCAGCAGTCGCGGGCCAACCCGCGACGGGCGGATCAAGCCAGATGTCGTCAGCCTCGACTCCGCCGACACCGTCACCTATGGACCGTCCGGATTTCCCGGCACGAGCCAGGCATCGCCGCATATCGCCGGCTTGGCCGCGCTCGTCGAGCAGCGCTTCCCGACCTATCACCCGGACGAGATCGCCGCGTTCCTCAAGGCACAAGGCGACCGCAGCGCCACGCCCGACAACACCTGGGGCGCGGGTCTCGTGCGGCTGCCCGACATCATGGATGGACAGAACCCGACGCCGGCAATCGTCACAACAACCCCGTCGGCGCTGTTCCTCGGCACTCACCCGCCGATGCTGACAATCAGTGGCGCAGGCTTCGTCTCCGGAGCCGTCGCGCGCGTCAACGGTGAGGATCGCGCGACGACGCTCATCTCGCCGGCGGCGCTCAGCGTCACACTCGTCGAGCGGGACATAGCCGCGATCGCGACGCTTCGTGTCACCGTCTTCAACCCCGAGCCGGGGGGCGGGATATCAAACGGTGTCGACGTCAAGGTTCTTGACGCGCCGACCGCCGATACCTCGGCGTTCATGCGCACCTGGCAGCGCACCGACGAGCCAGTTCGCCAGATGGCCGTCGTGCGCACGTGGATGTGGGGCGACGATCCATTCACCGGCCCGCTGATCGAGCCTTACGCAGAATCTCCCGGCAATCAACGGGTTGTTCAGTATTATGACAAGAGCCGGATGGAGATCACCCACCCGGACGCCGACGCGCGGCAGCTCTGGTACGTCACCAACGGTCTGCTCGTGACGGAGCTAATCACCGGCCAGATGCAGGTTGGCGACGCGAGCTTCGAGCCACATGACCCGGCAGCGATCAACGCGGCCGGCGACCCCGATGGCACAACCGGCCCAACCTACGCGACATTCGCCGGCCTGCTCGACACGCCGCCACTCGATGACGGCGCGGTGATTGTCCAGCAGGTAGACCGCGCAGGAACGGTAACCAGCGATCCCAACCTGGCAGGCTACAGCGTCACTGCGGGGTTCCATGTCCAACAGCCGGGCCTCGATCACCGTGTCGCCTCGGTCTTCTGGGAGTTCATGAACTCCGACGGGCTGATCTATCGCGACGGGGAGTACGTCGTCGACAAACTCTTCGAGAACCCGTTCTACGCCACCGGCTACCCGATCACCGAGGCGTATTGGACGTGGGTCAAGGTCGGCGGCGTCGAGCAGAACGTCCTCATCCAGTGCTTCCAGCGTCGTTGCCTCACCTACACGCCGAGCAACCCTGACGGCTGGCAGGTCGAGGCCGGCAACGTCGGCCGCCACTACTACCAGTGGCGGTATGGGATGCCGCCGCCGGAGTGA
- a CDS encoding dipeptidase produces MIDSAAPRLHDDAIVVDAHSDVFCDVTRRRLLGETQVLARLHVPVWRAAGVNVVVTTLFTEEEHKPDRALRRAVTLMGAALADIDETPDVALCRTRSEIDAALAAGQIAFILAMEGGEPIQDGIESLRMFYELGVRVLGLTWNQRNLLAEGVGEARAGGGLTELGREMVAEAGRLGILLDASHLSVKSFWDVIETSSRPVIASHSNATALCSHPRNIDDDQIRAIVNTGGLVGINGVPGFIADNPTDASLDRMLDHLDHIASVAGVENVALGPDFVDYLRVGPMAPFDAEPEATIVGFATIADMPNVTAGLLARGYDETAVRGILGGNVLRVLDTVMCE; encoded by the coding sequence ATGATCGACTCCGCGGCGCCACGGCTCCATGACGACGCTATCGTCGTGGACGCGCACTCCGACGTGTTTTGCGATGTAACCCGACGGAGGCTGCTCGGCGAGACGCAGGTCCTCGCCCGCCTTCATGTCCCGGTCTGGCGCGCGGCCGGCGTCAATGTCGTCGTCACGACGCTCTTCACCGAAGAGGAGCACAAGCCGGACCGAGCGCTACGGCGAGCCGTCACGCTGATGGGCGCCGCTCTGGCCGACATCGACGAGACGCCGGACGTCGCGCTCTGTCGCACGCGCTCGGAGATCGACGCCGCGCTCGCCGCCGGCCAGATTGCCTTCATTCTGGCGATGGAGGGCGGCGAGCCGATCCAGGACGGCATCGAATCGCTGCGGATGTTCTACGAGTTGGGCGTTCGTGTCCTGGGGCTGACCTGGAACCAGCGCAACCTGCTGGCGGAGGGGGTCGGCGAGGCGCGGGCCGGCGGTGGGTTGACTGAGTTGGGCCGCGAGATGGTCGCCGAAGCCGGCCGGCTCGGCATCCTGCTCGATGCCTCGCACCTGTCGGTGAAGTCTTTCTGGGACGTGATCGAGACAAGCTCACGTCCGGTGATCGCGTCGCACTCGAACGCGACAGCGTTGTGCTCCCACCCACGCAACATCGACGACGACCAGATCCGCGCGATCGTCAACACAGGCGGGTTGGTCGGAATCAACGGAGTTCCCGGATTCATCGCCGACAATCCGACCGACGCAAGCCTCGACCGGATGCTCGACCATCTCGACCACATCGCGTCGGTCGCCGGAGTTGAGAACGTCGCGCTTGGGCCGGACTTCGTCGATTATCTGCGGGTCGGGCCGATGGCCCCGTTCGACGCCGAGCCGGAAGCCACGATCGTAGGATTCGCAACGATAGCTGATATGCCGAACGTCACAGCCGGCCTGCTGGCGCGCGGCTACGATGAGACCGCAGTGCGAGGCATCCTCGGTGGCAACGTGCTGCGGGTACTCGATACCGTCATGTGCGAGTAG
- a CDS encoding MFS transporter, with translation MDIDRRTQQRASRRALLLPVYVPTALLGFAEGLLLPTLPAFALSFDVSFAVASLVLAAAGIGTLIADLPAGMLLGRVGLKPTMLLGAALVGFGTLALVAATSVNQLIALRLLAGVGTAMWGLSRHAFITEAIDPRQRGRAISVFGGINRIGVFGGPAIGGLIGTWFGLTASFLVAGLLGIVALIVSWIFVQDTHVAVHAERHVRWALVREMVRSSWRDLSAASVAQTFAQMIRAGRQTIIPFYGLAILGLNAGQVGLIQSASSSVDMILFIPAGYLMDRFGRKVAAVPSFAIMAVGMVLIPFTTDYLTLMAAATIIGLGNGLGTGTMMTLGADLAPPGATGEFLGLWRLIGDTGRAGGPLAVGSLTDAVGFEYTSFILAGVGLSASLILALLVRETRVADDTAFGTGAPPGG, from the coding sequence ATGGATATCGATCGACGGACTCAGCAGCGCGCGTCACGGAGAGCGCTACTGTTGCCCGTCTACGTCCCCACGGCGTTGCTGGGTTTTGCCGAGGGGCTTCTGCTGCCGACGCTGCCGGCCTTTGCGCTCTCGTTCGATGTCTCGTTCGCCGTCGCGAGCCTCGTGCTGGCCGCGGCCGGGATCGGAACACTGATCGCCGATCTGCCGGCAGGGATGTTACTTGGCCGGGTCGGGCTGAAGCCAACGATGCTCCTTGGCGCAGCGCTCGTTGGCTTCGGGACGCTTGCCCTCGTTGCCGCGACCAGCGTTAACCAGCTCATCGCGTTGCGGCTGCTCGCCGGCGTCGGAACGGCGATGTGGGGGCTTTCGCGGCACGCATTCATCACCGAAGCGATCGACCCGCGCCAGCGGGGGAGAGCGATCTCCGTCTTCGGGGGCATCAACCGGATCGGTGTGTTCGGCGGGCCAGCCATTGGCGGGCTCATCGGCACCTGGTTTGGTCTCACTGCATCGTTCCTCGTCGCCGGCCTTCTCGGCATCGTCGCCCTCATTGTGTCGTGGATATTCGTCCAGGACACGCACGTCGCGGTCCACGCCGAGCGACATGTGCGTTGGGCGCTGGTTCGTGAGATGGTGCGATCAAGCTGGCGCGACCTGAGCGCGGCGAGCGTCGCCCAGACCTTCGCGCAGATGATTCGCGCCGGCCGGCAGACGATCATCCCGTTCTACGGCCTGGCTATCCTGGGCCTGAATGCCGGACAGGTCGGGCTGATCCAGTCGGCGTCGTCGAGCGTTGACATGATCCTCTTCATCCCGGCCGGCTATCTGATGGATCGCTTCGGCCGCAAGGTCGCCGCAGTCCCATCGTTTGCAATCATGGCGGTCGGGATGGTCCTGATCCCCTTTACGACCGACTACCTGACGCTGATGGCCGCGGCGACGATCATCGGGCTGGGCAACGGTCTGGGAACCGGAACGATGATGACGCTCGGCGCTGACCTCGCGCCGCCCGGCGCGACCGGCGAATTCCTCGGGCTCTGGCGGTTGATCGGTGACACCGGCCGGGCCGGCGGGCCGCTGGCGGTTGGCAGCCTGACCGATGCGGTCGGCTTCGAGTACACGTCGTTCATTCTGGCCGGCGTCGGCTTGTCCGCATCCCTCATCCTCGCGCTACTGGTTCGCGAAACGCGTGTGGCGGACGACACGGCGTTCGGGACGGGCGCTCCGCCCGGCGGTTAG
- a CDS encoding VOC family protein: MPSKFRLEHVAIPAHGALFEETVNFYHEMFGMQMIRDVRGNGQHFAFLSDGQGGVIEVLDVPGPPLPAPSHLAFMVPLSEFEATHDRLAEQGIAFDPIVENTSGDLIAYFRDPAENTVQLIGRKDPLGH; the protein is encoded by the coding sequence ATGCCCAGCAAGTTTCGGCTCGAGCACGTGGCAATCCCCGCCCACGGCGCGCTTTTCGAGGAGACGGTCAACTTCTACCACGAGATGTTTGGCATGCAGATGATTCGCGACGTTCGCGGCAACGGCCAACACTTTGCCTTTCTCTCCGATGGCCAGGGCGGGGTGATCGAGGTCCTCGACGTTCCCGGCCCTCCACTCCCTGCCCCATCGCATCTCGCGTTCATGGTGCCGTTGTCGGAGTTCGAGGCAACTCACGACCGCCTCGCCGAGCAGGGCATTGCGTTCGACCCGATCGTCGAAAACACGTCCGGCGATCTCATCGCCTACTTCCGCGACCCCGCCGAGAACACCGTTCAGCTTATCGGCCGCAAGGATCCTTTGGGGCACTAG